In the Aliarcobacter cryaerophilus genome, one interval contains:
- a CDS encoding HypC/HybG/HupF family hydrogenase formation chaperone, whose translation MCLSIPSKIKSIDPEMNTCVVDTMGVERSASLDLIDQEVKVGDYVLIHIGFAMNKIDEEDALESLKVYAEIIDKMEENDRLAAIEESQNCPNR comes from the coding sequence ATGTGTTTATCAATACCATCGAAAATAAAAAGTATAGACCCTGAGATGAATACTTGTGTAGTTGATACTATGGGAGTAGAAAGAAGTGCTAGTTTAGATTTGATAGACCAAGAGGTAAAAGTAGGAGATTATGTTTTAATTCATATTGGTTTTGCTATGAATAAAATAGATGAAGAGGATGCTTTAGAATCACTCAAAGTTTATGCTGAAATCATAGATAAGATGGAAGAGAACGACCGTTTAGCAGCTATTGAAGAATCGCAAAACTGCCCAAATAGATAA
- a CDS encoding zf-TFIIB domain-containing protein — protein sequence MKCPVCKDVDLVMSERQGVEIDYCPSCRGVWLDRGELDKIIEKSSTYQSNNHSNYFKNDDRNSYNKQSNHQQYNSYDNRQQAPYKKKKEGFLSEIFDFDF from the coding sequence ATGAAATGTCCTGTTTGTAAAGATGTAGATTTAGTAATGAGTGAAAGACAAGGTGTTGAAATTGATTATTGTCCATCTTGTAGAGGAGTTTGGCTTGATAGAGGAGAGTTAGATAAGATTATTGAAAAAAGTTCAACTTATCAATCAAATAATCATTCAAACTATTTTAAAAATGATGATAGAAATTCATATAATAAACAAAGCAATCATCAACAATACAACTCTTATGATAATAGACAACAAGCTCCATACAAAAAGAAAAAAGAGGGATTTTTATCTGAAATTTTTGACTTTGATTTCTAA
- the hypB gene encoding hydrogenase nickel incorporation protein HypB, which translates to MCKDCGCTIAGMEHNHNHHHNHDHGHSHHHHDHENRAIFKPINDNLKTNPLLNDSKTISVIQKILDKNDHEAAHNRAHFDQHKVLGINLMSSPGSGKTTFLENIADMVDFKFAVVEGDLETSRDADRLKAKGINAVQIQTGSACHLDAFMVHKGLHDIKLADIDVCFVENVGNLVCPASYDVGTHLNIVLVSVPEGEDKIAKYPVMFRSADLILITKTDLLPYFDYDIEKEKMEARKLKPNVDILEVNIKDKQSLQNVIDWINFKRKMR; encoded by the coding sequence ATGTGTAAAGACTGCGGATGTACAATAGCTGGAATGGAACACAACCATAACCATCATCATAACCATGACCATGGACATAGTCATCATCACCATGATCATGAAAATAGAGCTATATTTAAACCAATAAATGATAATTTAAAAACAAATCCTTTGCTAAATGATTCAAAAACCATATCTGTAATTCAAAAAATTTTAGATAAAAATGATCATGAAGCAGCTCATAATAGAGCTCATTTTGACCAACATAAAGTTTTAGGAATAAATTTGATGAGTAGTCCAGGAAGTGGAAAAACTACATTTTTAGAAAATATTGCTGATATGGTAGATTTTAAATTTGCAGTTGTTGAGGGTGATTTAGAAACTTCAAGAGATGCAGATAGACTTAAAGCAAAAGGAATAAATGCAGTTCAAATACAAACAGGAAGTGCTTGTCACTTAGATGCATTTATGGTTCATAAAGGTTTACATGATATTAAGTTAGCTGATATTGATGTTTGTTTTGTGGAAAATGTAGGAAATTTAGTTTGTCCAGCATCTTATGATGTGGGAACTCACTTAAATATTGTTTTAGTTTCAGTTCCTGAAGGAGAGGATAAGATAGCAAAATATCCAGTTATGTTTAGAAGTGCTGATTTAATCCTTATTACAAAAACAGATTTACTTCCATATTTTGATTATGATATTGAAAAAGAGAAGATGGAAGCTAGAAAACTAAAACCAAATGTAGATATTTTAGAAGTAAATATCAAAGATAAACAATCTTTACAAAATGTAATTGATTGGATAAATTTCAAAAGAAAGATGAGATAA
- the hypD gene encoding hydrogenase formation protein HypD, with protein MEKELQLKDLYDGFRDAKTIKAFKQIIDEDLKDYDGTINIMEVCGGHTHTIMKYGIPQLINKKINFIHGPGCPVCVMPKDRIDSAYELSLQKDLILVTLGDMIKVPGSRGSLQKARSEGADVRFVYSPMDCLKIASENKDKIVVFFAIGFETTTPMTCALMEQVIKQDIKNILFHINHITVPEVMQVLVQDENCKIDAFLGPSHVSVISGSKIYEEFPLSYNKPVVVSGFEPVDVMQSISMIVKQFKEKRSDLEIEYKRLVSYEGNLKAQELINKYFRKVPFKFRGIGEVENSGYELKDEFDKYNAKIVYKDILPTQEVKENKACKCPEILKGVAKPTDCKIFGTVCTPTNPIGSCMVSSEGACSAYYKYGNLL; from the coding sequence ATGGAAAAAGAACTACAACTAAAAGATTTATATGATGGCTTTCGTGATGCTAAAACTATAAAAGCATTTAAACAAATCATTGATGAAGATTTAAAAGATTATGATGGAACTATAAATATCATGGAAGTTTGTGGAGGACATACTCACACTATTATGAAGTATGGAATCCCACAACTAATAAATAAAAAAATAAATTTTATTCATGGACCTGGCTGTCCTGTTTGTGTTATGCCAAAAGATAGAATAGATAGTGCTTATGAGTTAAGTTTACAAAAAGATCTGATACTTGTAACACTTGGAGATATGATAAAAGTTCCAGGGAGTCGTGGAAGTTTACAAAAAGCAAGAAGTGAAGGTGCTGATGTAAGATTTGTTTATTCTCCTATGGATTGTTTAAAAATTGCTAGTGAGAACAAAGATAAAATAGTAGTCTTTTTTGCAATAGGATTTGAAACAACAACTCCAATGACTTGTGCTTTAATGGAGCAAGTAATAAAACAAGATATAAAAAATATTCTGTTTCATATAAATCATATAACAGTTCCTGAAGTAATGCAAGTATTAGTTCAAGATGAGAACTGTAAAATTGATGCTTTTTTAGGACCATCACATGTAAGTGTTATAAGTGGAAGTAAAATATATGAAGAGTTTCCTTTGAGTTATAATAAACCAGTTGTTGTAAGTGGATTTGAACCAGTTGATGTTATGCAAAGTATCTCAATGATTGTAAAACAGTTCAAAGAAAAAAGAAGTGATTTAGAAATAGAGTATAAAAGGCTTGTATCTTATGAGGGAAATCTAAAAGCTCAAGAACTTATAAACAAATACTTCAGAAAAGTTCCTTTTAAATTTAGAGGAATAGGTGAGGTTGAAAATAGTGGTTATGAACTAAAAGATGAGTTTGATAAATATAATGCAAAAATAGTTTATAAAGATATATTACCAACACAAGAAGTAAAAGAGAATAAAGCTTGTAAATGTCCTGAGATTTTAAAAGGAGTTGCAAAACCAACTGACTGTAAAATCTTTGGAACTGTATGTACTCCAACAAATCCAATAGGATCTTGTATGGTAAGTAGTGAAGGTGCTTGTAGTGCTTATTATAAATATGGGAATTTGTTGTAA
- the hypF gene encoding carbamoyltransferase HypF, which yields MRVYGTVQGVGFRPFVYNLAIKYNLFGYVNNDNIGVNIEVSGEATNISSFLEDLKNNPPPLAVIEEIKIEDSNKQFFEFKIENSSSFDNKTTTIPSDIAICKDCIDDIFDKNNFRYNYSLTNCTNCGPRYSIIKTVPYDRKNTSLKDFTLCKKCQNEFENPTNRRYHAQAISCEECGPTTFLYDSKQTLIASKIEAINLASKYINDGKILAIKSMGGFHIVCDASNDETIFRLREFKKRTTKPFAVMFKDIDSLRNYAIYSRIEEDILTSQQRPIVLLQKKENQNLSNFVAPNIKKIGCFLPNSALHYLLFENLFNPIIATSANLKGEPIITTKEDIFLKLSNLVDFVLDYNREILNSCDDSILQVVNEKIIKLRNSRGYAPSSLKVDGKFSKKILSLGANQKSTFSIAFDNKIITSPYLGDLDSIASIENYKKTVENFLNFYDFVPEIIVCDKHPKYESTKFAFELKDKNPNLELVQVQHHYAHVLAVLAEKSINEDVLAFVFDGTGYGDDTNIWGGEVFIANQKEYKRAYHLKYFKLLGGELAIKEPKRVALSLLFDNFTLEEVLDLPLDFLKTFEKSEIKTLYTLWQKSLNSPLTSSFGRLFDAVCSLANILHIQEFEGQTGLYIENLYDENIKEFFSYDIVDQTIDISKMIKEILKEDDKKIVASKFINTVANIVFEISNLHKDLPIVLSGGVFQNRTLVEILLKKFKNYNRKVYLGEKYSPNDESISLGQVYFQLEN from the coding sequence ATATTTCTAGTTTTTTAGAAGATTTAAAAAACAATCCTCCTCCTCTTGCAGTTATTGAAGAGATTAAAATAGAAGATTCAAATAAACAATTTTTTGAATTTAAAATAGAAAATAGCAGTAGTTTTGATAATAAAACAACTACAATTCCCTCTGATATAGCTATTTGTAAAGATTGTATAGATGATATTTTTGATAAAAACAATTTTAGATATAACTACTCTTTAACAAACTGTACAAACTGTGGACCTAGATACTCTATAATCAAAACTGTTCCTTATGATAGAAAAAATACATCTTTAAAAGATTTTACTCTTTGTAAAAAGTGCCAAAACGAGTTTGAAAATCCAACAAATAGAAGATATCATGCACAAGCAATATCATGCGAAGAGTGTGGACCAACAACTTTTCTTTATGATAGTAAACAAACTTTGATTGCTTCAAAAATAGAAGCAATAAATTTAGCTTCAAAATATATAAATGATGGAAAAATTTTAGCTATAAAAAGTATGGGTGGATTTCATATAGTTTGTGATGCCTCAAATGATGAAACTATATTTAGATTAAGAGAATTTAAAAAAAGAACCACAAAACCATTTGCTGTAATGTTTAAAGATATAGATAGTTTAAGAAATTATGCTATTTATTCTAGAATTGAAGAAGATATTTTAACTTCACAACAAAGACCAATAGTATTATTGCAGAAAAAAGAGAATCAAAATTTATCAAATTTTGTTGCACCAAATATAAAAAAAATTGGTTGTTTTTTACCAAATAGTGCTTTGCACTATCTTTTATTTGAAAACTTATTTAATCCAATCATTGCAACTAGTGCAAATTTAAAAGGTGAACCAATAATCACAACAAAAGAGGATATATTTTTAAAACTTTCTAATTTAGTAGATTTTGTACTTGATTATAATAGAGAGATATTAAATAGTTGTGATGATTCAATACTGCAAGTTGTTAATGAAAAAATTATAAAACTTAGAAATAGTAGAGGATATGCTCCAAGTAGTTTAAAAGTTGATGGAAAATTTAGTAAAAAAATCTTAAGTTTAGGAGCAAATCAAAAATCAACTTTTAGTATAGCTTTTGATAATAAGATTATTACAAGTCCATATTTAGGAGATTTAGATTCTATTGCTTCTATAGAAAACTATAAAAAAACAGTAGAAAATTTCCTTAATTTTTATGATTTTGTACCTGAAATTATAGTTTGTGATAAACATCCAAAATATGAGAGTACAAAATTTGCTTTTGAGTTAAAAGATAAAAATCCAAATTTAGAGTTAGTTCAAGTGCAACATCACTATGCCCATGTTTTAGCAGTTTTAGCAGAAAAATCTATAAATGAAGATGTTTTAGCATTTGTTTTTGATGGTACAGGATATGGAGATGATACAAATATTTGGGGTGGTGAAGTTTTTATTGCAAATCAAAAAGAGTACAAAAGAGCTTATCATTTAAAATATTTTAAACTTTTAGGTGGAGAGTTAGCTATAAAAGAGCCTAAAAGAGTAGCTTTATCTTTACTTTTTGATAATTTTACACTAGAAGAAGTTTTAGATTTACCTTTAGATTTTTTAAAAACATTTGAAAAATCTGAGATAAAAACTCTATATACACTTTGGCAAAAGAGTTTAAACTCACCTCTTACTAGCTCTTTTGGAAGATTGTTTGATGCAGTTTGCTCACTTGCTAATATTTTACATATTCAAGAGTTTGAAGGGCAAACAGGTCTTTATATAGAAAATTTATATGATGAAAATATAAAAGAGTTTTTCTCTTATGATATTGTTGATCAAACTATTGATATTTCAAAAATGATAAAAGAGATTTTAAAAGAGGATGATAAAAAAATAGTTGCTTCAAAGTTTATAAATACAGTTGCAAATATAGTTTTTGAAATATCAAATTTACACAAAGATTTACCTATAGTTCTAAGTGGTGGAGTTTTTCAAAATAGAACTTTGGTGGAAATTTTATTAAAGAAATTTAAAAATTATAATAGAAAGGTTTATTTAGGAGAAAAATATAGTCCAAATGATGAATCTATAAGTTTAGGTCAAGTATATTTTCAATTAGAAAATTAA